The genomic window TTCTTCTCGGCGCTTTAttcatttttttgtgatgatATCATCCACTAATCCTACACCTACCCTCATTGTTTCAGGTAAATACAAGGTTTTACTTTTGACTGTTCCAAACCAATATGTTAATCATTGCGTAAAGGCCCTTGTTCCAAAATTGTCCAGTTTTTTAACACATGCATCGTCTTCTTCAAATGCCAAACTATCCCTCCTGATTCGTCACTTATTTAATCTGGGGGTAGTACATAAACATATCTAAATAGCCATGTAGTATGCTATTTTGAATCCATGTGTgtcattttttaagtttatacttatatttttttataattcaaacaGGTATATTAATGATGTTTATTTGATGACAGGTGAAAAGATTTTATACAGTCAATACTGGCTTTCTGTACACTGCCTTTGAGAACTAATATAGCTTTGTACAATGAGCTTTTGCTGTCTGtgttattaaatttgtaaaaccaCTTAGTATAAAATACTGTCTTTTCCTGAGGTAGATCTGACCATTCAAAGGCATCTTTGTTTATATATAATGACTTCTTCAGTCATAGCATAGCATCTTTACATTTCAAAGCATGTGGAACTGATTCGTCTGGAGCTAGTGGTTCATTTGCCTTTGCAGTAAGATACAATAAAAAGTCTGAGAATGTTTAAGCAGACTTGATTTCCTTGGACCTCCTCCATGTCCACTAGAACTACCTTCATATACTGAACAACCTTTGATCTTCACATCCTTTTCTGCTTCATGATCTTATAGACAATTGTTTACGTGACAGTGTGAAGTGTGTTCAACAACAGTTGGGTTTTGTCTCGTTTCATTTTGGACAAAATTGGAGAAGCTTTCGAGTTTTCATCATCCTTTGGTAAGGGCAAGCGTTTATCtatgaaagatttgtgcaatgggagggcatgacttgatgtacgattttggacatacgccattgctaagcaatggcatatttccaaaagcttacatcaagtcaagggCAAGCGTTTGTCTCCATTAAAGACGGCCTAGTTATCTTGTGCTACAGGAAAACTACACAACTGTGCAGTGTTATTTACTTTGAGTCAGACCAAAGTTTTGGCAATCCATGCTACCCtacattttaatttgttattcAGACCCAAAAATTTGAAATCCACGCCTTAGAGATACATGCATTCAGGATGGAATTTTACAGTTCTTTTGATCACCATCTTATATGTTAtaatataggtaaatataaataaaggacAATATGTGTgctaataattacaatttattttggtCCACTGTTTACaatatttcgaaaaataaaacttGGTAAGCTTTCTATCATAAATTAACAGGACAACGAATCACAGTCATCATATTTCAAAATTGCAATAACAATTAAGCATACAGAATTCCACTTCAAAAATAAGCAAGTAAACActaaattatatgaaaaatatttataatacccTGTGATTGTATCAAATTTTCCATAGAAAGATACAGTGTCATATTAAAGAAATTTATTCCTGCCCTTACActgctataaaataaaaaaattacaaataggaTACATTACtaagaaacattttatataatctcagtgactaaaaaaattacaggctTGGAAAAATTGAGTCATTAAACATTTTGTATCTCTCGTATGGTTTATTCTAACATaagcatatatattattttaattgtcacAATTTTTAATTAGATTGTCTTTATACTCCTTAATATTAATCCAGTCAATAGACCTATTCGATTCTATTATTttcaggtagtaaagaaagaaTAGATACTTAAttctaaaatttctaaaaattagtAAGGTTGTAcaagtttctaattttttttttatctaaaattattCCGATGGTTCGcttgaaaaattaaatacaatactgATTGTGAGGATAAATTATATTCGAGGTAAAAGAAAAATTaccattaaaaacatttacaaaaaattttaaaagtatatgtGACTAGtcgtaaacataaaataaattatttacaatggTATAAATACATCTTTactaatattagtataaaattaggatttaaaattttaaaataaacaggtAAAGATCTTGTTTTAAAACTATATCTGCTGCTAACATAGACCTatctttatttcattttcatgatTAAACAAAACTTCTTTATAAGAGTAACGTTTTTGTTTAAAGTTCTTTTGCAGTTATGCAATAATACAGCACTCTTGATTATTATTTGAAAtgtactgtaattattttactgcTGAAAAATAACAATAGTTTACAAGACCTTTAACAAAATATGTTGCATATGAGAAAATACATTCTATGATTATGAAAgttatttttacagaaaaatatcACAAGGTTCACATTAGAGTAATTCCAggaacatattttcttaaaacacatttttatatttttaataaaaaccatattaaaattatgtcatatttacacacaaaaataaaatttatagtatttacaAGTAAAGGTAACTTTCACAACTATATCATTTTATACGTTCTTGTATCAACATGTTGGTCCCTTTAACATACATTTGGCTAGTCTAACTGCGTCTCAGGAAATATCCAAAGCATACTCTATGCCATTACACATGTAGGAAAGCACCTATGCGCGGGTGAGCTTGGGAACAACAGCGCTGCGCCGAGGCGAGTAGTGGTACTACAGGATGGAAGCCCGCGAACATGTTCACCGCAGTCCTGTCAACTTTTTAAAACTAAAGCCAAACTCCTTCATGTACATTTACACTTCATCCGATATTCGGTTAAATTCGTCAAGATAATTTTGAATTCAGTCCCCTCACtcaattccaaaatattttgtcataaaacatttttatttgtgggtgaggaattttttttgaaagggaaaaataggggggggggggggagagagagaaacaaTAAATCCATATCGTGTGAAACAGAACCACAATTTGCccttctatttaaaaaaaaaaaaaacaagcaggtAGTGCTCTGATTGGTAGCATCATTGAAAAGACTTGTTTTCTCGAACAAAACAGAATACTTGGCACCATAGCTGAAAATGATCagatatgttgattttttttaaatgagatatTACTTATGTTGAAAAAGTGGGGGAATAGTTATGCATCAAAATTTACTTATGAACAATAATAGAAATGTTACAAACTACGAGTTAGACATTTTTCAAAAACATATATAAACCTTCATCGAATTTAAAATTATGCATAAGTCCCTTTACGCGGaattaactgaaaaaaaacaCTTGTTCATTTTCATGATAAGCTACTGGATAAAAAAACCCAACGTTTCGTCGTAGTTTGATTCTAGGTGTAAACAAAAGAGCTGACATGCAGTTCTATGATATTTGGACATTACGTAAGACAGTTTCACATGAGCTGCGTGGCTGGCAAGTTTTATTGTAAGCAGTTTACTTTAACTTTCGTCATAGCTAGAGACAGGAAGTGCAAGGGGAATAGTTGAGATTAGCTACAAACACTTTAATGGGTCTCAGATACATGCAGCTAAGGAGATTGAGCCAATAGCAACTGTGTCATGGGTGGGACACCCAGGCGAATATGACGTAAGCTCTTCACAAGGACAGGCAACTACTCAGCTCCACCAGCGAGCTGCGCACAGCAGATATGCCAAGTCACAGAGAGCAGGGCGGGGGTGGGCTGGCCGGGAAGCAAGCGGGTTGGCTCAGGAGGTATGGCAGCCCAGCGCGGTCTTCCCGCGGCCCCAGGCGGCGGCCAATCACTTGCCCGGCTCGCCCTCCGCCAGCACGTCCTGTGCGAGGGTGCGCACCTCGCGCCAAGCACGCTGGATGTCCGAGGGCTCGGTGAAGCGCGAGCACACCGCCAGGCGCAGGAAGTACACGTCGCGCACCTTGGACGGCACCAGGTGGATCACCCCGTGGCCGTTGATGCTCTTCAGCAGGCGTTCGCTGCGCTCGTTGGAGCCCTGGGGAACAACACCGCACATCTCACAACAACTGGCTGGTCATGTTGTGTTGTTACAAGAGCGAGCACACCGCCAGGCGCAGGAAGTACACGTCGCGCACCTTGGAGGGCACCAGGTGGATCACCCCGTGGCCGTTGATGCTCTTCAGCAGGCGCTCGCTTCGCTCGTTGGAGCCCTGGGGAACAACACCGCACATCTCACAACAACTGGCTGGTCGTGTTGTGTCGTCTCTATAGTCTGGACACAAGTGTTCAACTACTTCGAGGTCTGGCTTAAACCCCACTGCCCTCTAGCGACTCCTGAAACCAACACTCTCCTGTCTTTCTCTTCCGAGCCACAATAGCGCTCcaccagtctcctccataagcctcGTGTTTTTGAAGTAGCCTTATGCGATATGTACGAGTCGACTTTTTCTCTGTTTTGGCCACTCCCCAGTAGATCGCGTTACGTTCGGTCACTGACACCAACGTCGAGATATAGAAGTAAGTATTTCTCGATCCCTCCTTCGGACATCTTCGGAACTTTTCAGCCTTGTAGACGATGTATCCCCACCCTTAATCCAAGGCTAAGCGCTGATTTAATTAAACGTCACAGGTGACATGCGAGGGACATTTCGGTGTGACGTCTCACGAGCAGCATCGTTTCTCGGCCAGCCCTCAGCACTATTCAACTTCGCTACTACCACAAGGATGTAGTCGCTTCGTCTAGAGATGTCCTCCCTAAGTCTTTAGAAAGCTATCAGTCGGACTGCGATGTAGTgtatagatttttattatttgctaaattttttcttaaaattaaattatgagtGCTTCCGCGACCACCTAGCCAGATTCGGTACAGATTTCGCAGGCAGCTCGGCGAGACTTCTCCTGAAGCCAAACCACAACACACTGTCCTCTTCCCCAACAATTTCCCTTTTTGTGGGCATTTATGCCTAATTAACGACTATCTGCGGACCAGGTCTAATTattttggaatttggcttgttcgcagacagggtcaaAGTACTGTCCAAAAATCCGAGAATTCAAGGATTGGTATCCGAAACACGGATCCGTTTTCCCTCCACTTTGGTACCCGAAGGCTACTAAAGCACCACCTGGCAGTCAGGCTCCATTATAAATTATCACTCCCGACAATACTACCTCCAAATTCTCCGCGACACCCGCAGCAGGCCAGTTCACCAAGGGATGCCAgcagtttataaaatatttactagcTAAAGTTGTTAATTCCTAATTGACTATAATTCTGGTATTACAAAAACTAGATATTAGAAGAAGAATGAATAATGAAGAGCTTTAGTGAGCAACTATTATTCCCAGTACCTATCTAACTGgaaatggtaatttaaaaataagctGCACCAGATGAACCTCATCGAATCTCCAAGATGAACTATATGTTTATAGGATGACACAGTATCGCATGTTATATTTGAATCTGTAAGAAATAGATTAAATCCGGGAGAAATACAGGGAAGATCCACTTGTCAAATATAATAGCATATATGAAGATCTGATACCAAGGTAGAAAATAAGGACTCGCATTATGACACGTGGAAGTAAATCACATTGATAATGGGGAGTATACTGGAGAATTTTGACTCATGGCACGCCAATAAAAACCCTATTCTGGACatagaagatgaaaaaaaaagagagataaaACCATTCAGTAAAACAGGAGAAATTATAGAAGGAAAAATAAAGGAAGAAATGAATCCTGGATAAGATTAGCAGAACCTAGGCTGTGAAGAAGTATACATTAAGAAGAATGAAAATGAAGGAAGAAGATAAACTAACATGCATGATGTAACAAAATCCTGAAAAAAACATAAGGAACAGATTATGATAGAAAAATAAAAGATGATGAAGTGCAAAAAAGATTGAAGGAGCCGGAAATATGGCATCGAAGGCGAAGATGAAGAAGGAAATTATAAGCAGCCAAGTCAATTGTGCTGCCAATTAACATTTTTTGgcacaaatttgaatttgaattttgaaacattaattttaccTGTAAATTGCAgctaaaaacttaaactttttataCTCTCTTACACTCCCagttaatctttgtcaggccatCTCCCCAATATGTCCCCAGTACTAGTTTGAATTTGCCGAGTGTTTTGCGAGCTAACAGGTGCGCTCATTTTATCCCTGCTTGGACGCAcgcccgtcgcctgtaattctcttCCGAGCCATGACAATAACTGCAAGCTATCAGAGCAGCTCGGTTCTAAGAGTCCTTCTGATGCTCTAAGACATGATCGCGAGTCGTTTTCCCTATGTATCGGCATGTCTCTGGCCTCTCCAGAGCTTAATTTCCCACGGTAGTTGCACATTTCCACCCCACCCCCCACTAAAACCTTTCCTGGGAACATTTCCCAGGGCACCGACTGGCCAACAACCCTGGCCGAACCCAAGGACACCCATCGGTCTTCATGTGTACCGCCTCTGTCTTCTCGTGGCGGATATtagagttatttcccctgggtgtttgaatgcCTGTCCCATTGTGCCTCATGCCACAAGCTGTGCCCTGTAATTcttttccaagccaccagagcactccactagtcccctccataaacCCAATGCTTTCGAAGTCGTCTCGTGGAAGAGATGAACGAGTCGATCTCTTCTTGTTTGGGACaaccctcagtaggtcgcgctgaaaTTGGACACTACCACCAacatcgagatatcgaagtcagtatttctcgaccaccccttcgtaaatcttcggaacctttcggtcggGAAGCCGAAGTCCTCTCATTCTTTCGAAGGCTATCGCCTGTTTTAATTACGAGTTGCTGCTGTCCCGCAAGGACTCCGCGCCGCGCTCGCAGACTGACCACCTTGGATCATCGGCCAGCAATCCGCAAGACTTCAGTTGGTCGTCTTACGAAAATGTAGTCGGCTAGTCAAGGGATGCAGTTCCTAATATCTGTGTTTAATTTACTCCCCAAATTGTGACGTCATGCTACCAAGCCAGAATGGTGATTGTCATCACAGACATTTGCCGACATTAGGAGTGTCATAGTTGCTATACGTCTTCGATTGGACTCTGTCTCTGGCGGGCTACTTACTACCAATACCTGTTCAAGTGACATAACCAATAATGTGTGTTCAGTGCCTGACCTTGAGCCGGAAGCAGACGAGACCCATGATGACTTCACCGACGATCTCGAAGCGGTCGTCGGAGCGCACCAGGTCCTCGAACTGCTTGGCCAGATCCACCTGCTTCCTGATGTGGCTCTGCAGGCCCTGCACGCCGTACAGTCGCAGCACGAACCACAGCTTCAGGGAGCGGAACCTCCTGCCCAGGGGGATCTGCCAGTGCTGCAGGGAGACACACACTCTGGTCAGACACTAGCCGAGTTGTGTGCCGACACCGATCATGAGTTATAACATTGAAAAACCTCAGAGGGAGTGCAATCTTAACAATTTAATGCTTAGATTCGGTTTTTGATTTCAAATATTAACATTTCCTGATTTGGTAAATAGTTAGCTGATTAATTATTGTTATAAAATAGAATACAATGCTGAGGGGAAAGAAAGAATCAAGGTggtataaaatatgaaattatgaaaacaaaGAACTTAATGTTTTAAGAGATTAACcaggaaaaaaacattaaattaaatatgcttACTACAATACGTGATAATGTTTCATTGTAGGCTATACACTTgtagcacagtttttttttagacTTCAATACCATTCGCAATAAGACAGCAAATATTTTCATACTGGGGTAGTAGCTTCATACTCACCCTGTAATCTGGGGCAGCTCCTTGCTGGTCGTGTTTCAGGTACAAGGGGTCAACATTGAAGGCGTTCACCACATCATTGGGGTCCTTCAGCCTGCAAGGAAGAAGAATACTTCATAGAAAGCTCCAAGACATGCTCATAattcattacaatattaaatccaGGCATTATAGTTCACCAGAGCAATGTTTTTGATTGGAATTGTAAACATGAGTGAAAATGATCCAGTTCAGTAAGTTATGACTACGGGGACTCGGCTAGAAGTGAATAAACAGTTTATTTGAATTGGTTTTGGAATTtgtattttgggaattttttgagGTGTCTGATTTTTGACAAACTAGCTTCAGGCAGCTTGATGTGCTGCGACCCCACTCACCACATGGCCGAGCAGTCGAAGTTGACGAGCATCCACTTGTGCGGGTTGAAGTTGAAGGAGTCTGCGAGCTCCACGCCCGCCATCAGGTGCCGGAACTCGGGGCAGATGAAGGCAGAGCCTGCCGACAGACATGCCACGCCATCATCTCTCAGCACTCGCTATGAAGCCTGAGTGGTCCAGCACTAGTGGGGGCGTGGACAGTTTCCCACTGTGGGGTGGTCGGTATGAAATACACCCCACTTTAACGGGGAGTCAGAAATTTCCAACAACTGTGTCTTAAAAGGCTACTTTAACACATTTCTGATGTCTTGAAAATTCATCATCAAAACTATATTCTACCTAATGTTTAAGggtagttaaaatttaaaaaaaattacaaacagtaAATCAGcaccataaaacataaaatacctaatatatttttacacaacaaaaaattaaccGATTGAAAAGTCAGATGCGGATTGTAGCAGACTGAAGTCAGTTAACTCTACAGATGTCTTTAGTTCTAGGATGAGTAATGGGTGTAAAGGGGGAGGAGAATAGGTGCAAGAGGTGCTACCATAGGATCGCCACTGGCCAATGGGAGACGCACCTGCATAAGCAGCATCCACGTGCAGCCAGACGCGCTCCTGCTGACACACGGGGCCCAACTCGTCCAGCGCGTCGAAGGAGCAGGTGCTGGTGGTTCCCAGGGTGGCGACAACCTGCAGCACCCGGGACGACCTTACAGGACCCACACTCTCTAAACTCACCAGACATCCTGATGACGCTCTCCTTCTGTTCGAGACATCCATTTATGTCATTTCATAAAAGTGATGTACGATTTGGTCTTTCACAAACATCAGAATACAATATATCTTTAATACTTTTTGTCTACAATAATAAACTAATTACTAATAATCATTTTCATCATAAATgagaaaaaatgaataaataaatatattgtataacttttgtgCATGTAAATTAAAGCCAAGATGTTAGGTGACCCCCGTAAAACTTAGTTGCAAAACCAACGAAGTCTTGAAGATTGTTGCAAGTTGGAACGGAATTCTCTCGCTGCTGCACTCAGTTTAGAATCAGCCAGTGCACAACCATTTCACTACTCACGTTACATTTTATGTGGACTGAATGTTTCACCGCTTCTCCACGGATGGCCACAATGCTGTATGTCCATGAAAGAAGGTCCCAGTTatgaaatttaatagtatcaattgTAAGTATTGTAGaggtcacaaagagtaactcaacAGCTTTAGCTAAGTGGATGCaagaatactgctttgttgttttctcgcttgcaacgCGAAATAATGGCTTTTTACTCAATTATTAGAAGGTGAACCTGTAAATTGTGTATAGCaaaaggatggagcccctcccatTTGGAATctgtttgtacgagagtggttgaacgtcaaagttcctgaccattggattggttgtaatgatcgagacgacagagctcattttcgctggcctccacgttcatctgacataacaacatgcgattttttttccctttggggctttataaaagatcgtgtctacgttacgccgctacctaatgatttgcctacgttccgccgctacctaatgatttgccaggctattgcttccatttgGCCCGTTTTAAAATGACACGAAACCGGGGACGGATAATGCAAAAGGATACGGATCTCACATAACACAGTTCCTACAatacgcagacggagacggacccatACAGATAAGCTCGGCAATGCTGATTCTTCAGTTTAcattgctccgtgcgaccaatagaagccgagtacttggttgtggtggtagtcatgtttgtttattttctaagtacgttaaaaattgtttcaatctcaagcatatctagtgttctatttggactttgatttttttattttcaatatatatatatatatatatatatatatatatatatatatatatgtaaattctaCCTGTGCTAAGGTCTTGAAgcatagtatatttttttatgaaaaaatatttcgtatccTTGAGATACAATCTCATTGGTGCAAtgtggaagcagcagagacgCGATACTGAAAAAATTCCTGGAAATCCTTCTGCGTTTAcatgatccgtctccgtttctaTGCCATTGTAGAATGGGCCTTTTTCCGGATACGTTAACCAACGTGTGGGAATAATTGTACTTTAGGTTGAATGTGTGCTAAGGttgcacacattgaacatttgtatacaaaaaaaagttagttcACCTTCAGTTTTATGTACGATTTGtcgtaaatagtctaaattgaaccgttataatataccattgaaactgggacattccttTAAGGGACGCTGTGTACTTTGTACCCGGCTGTGATGGTTTCACTGGAGTGCAAGTCGTGAACCAGAATGCCACGACTGCATGGTACTCACGTAGAAGGGTATGAGCCCAGCCTTCTTGTCCTCGCGAATTGCTTTCTCCAGAGAGTCCCCGCGGAGACGGAACCTGTCGTCGGCGGGCAGCAGGCGGAACTGCACCCCTCCCAGCAGACCGGCCCTCTCGACGGACgagtgtgcctgctctgtgggcaCAAGGACACAGTCCTGCTCTGTGAGCACAAGGACACAGTTCTGGCCGTCAGCACGCCGTCACCGCTGAGGCTGAAGACCACGTACCTCCGAGATAACCGAGGACTATGTGCTTACTACTTGGGCGGCATTACGGTCCTTCTGGACTGAGGAGTGGATGGGATTGGATCGAAACCAAGATCACATTCACTTGAGCGCAATATCTCGGCGACCATGCCAACCGGCGGATCTCTCGTTTCTCAAAGTGATCTAACTCACGAGAAACCTTGGGAATTTTTATTCGCAATGAATTTCGGCAACTAGATAGACATTAGACACCTGTGTACTTCCTAAACTTGCAATGACTGTTAGTTATTTCACGTACACGCCTCAGAGTTAACGAAGAACTTGACACTACATTTTGCCAAATAACTGCCCTTAAATTTACAGTACCAGATTGCTTGTAATAGTAGCTCAACTGGTGAGCTTAAAACTGATTATGGACTTATGTTCGGTTTGTAAGAAGTGTGTTGATTTATCTTCAGGATTGCAGGTATTATAGCCTTTCATCACGCTTCCAACGTTCAAGATATTATTCTCGTACTCAGTATGGAATTGAAATGGAGCAGCATTGTTTACAATTAACTCTCAACGAGAGGTGTATTTGTTAATCATCTTGCCTACCCAGAATTGATAGCGTTTTCTTTACGTGAGCTTATTAGTATTCATCTGTTTACATTAAACTGAGAATAACCAGGTAGAGGGAGCATGGATACTATGAGGTTTTCTCCCAGTGCAGTCGTTGCCCTACCCTAGGGACACCAGTCTCTCTCGGTCAGTGTACAGAGTGAGGACCATGTTGTGGGTGCAGTGAGTGTACAAG from Bacillus rossius redtenbacheri isolate Brsri chromosome 1, Brsri_v3, whole genome shotgun sequence includes these protein-coding regions:
- the LOC134531261 gene encoding aromatic-L-amino-acid decarboxylase-like isoform X2, which encodes MDTDQFKLFAGDMALYIGDYLDNIRDRRVLPTVEPGYMRPLLPDSAPDTPDKWQDVMKDIERVIMPGVTHWHSPHFYAYFPTANSYPAIVADMLSGAIACIGFSWIASPACTELEVIMLDWLGKMLELPGEFLACSGGKGGGVIQGTASEATLVALLGAKARALRRAKEEYPHWSDIEIVSKLVAYASEQAHSSVERAGLLGGVQFRLLPADDRFRLRGDSLEKAIREDKKAGLIPFYVVATLGTTSTCSFDALDELGPVCQQERVWLHVDAAYAGSAFICPEFRHLMAGVELADSFNFNPHKWMLVNFDCSAMWLKDPNDVVNAFNVDPLYLKHDQQGAAPDYRHWQIPLGRRFRSLKLWFVLRLYGVQGLQSHIRKQVDLAKQFEDLVRSDDRFEIVGEVIMGLVCFRLKGSNERSERLLKSINGHGVIHLVPSKVRDVYFLRLAVCSLL
- the LOC134531261 gene encoding aromatic-L-amino-acid decarboxylase-like isoform X1, whose product is MDTDQFKLFAGDMALYIGDYLDNIRDRRVLPTVEPGYMRPLLPDSAPDTPDKWQDVMKDIERVIMPGVTHWHSPHFYAYFPTANSYPAIVADMLSGAIACIGFSWIASPACTELEVIMLDWLGKMLELPGEFLACSGGKGGGVIQGTASEATLVALLGAKARALRRAKEEYPHWSDIEIVSKLVAYASEQAHSSVERAGLLGGVQFRLLPADDRFRLRGDSLEKAIREDKKAGLIPFYVVATLGTTSTCSFDALDELGPVCQQERVWLHVDAAYAGSAFICPEFRHLMAGVELADSFNFNPHKWMLVNFDCSAMWLKDPNDVVNAFNVDPLYLKHDQQGAAPDYRHWQIPLGRRFRSLKLWFVLRLYGVQGLQSHIRKQVDLAKQFEDLVRSDDRFEIVGEVIMGLVCFRLKGSNERSERLLKSINGHGVIHLVPSKVRDVYFLRLAVCSRFTEPSDIQRAWREVRTLAQDVLAEGEPGK